ACATTGGTACAAAGTGTAGTTTAACAAAGTTGTATTCTTAATTAAAAAGTGCAAGTTATGGCAGACAAATTACAAAACTATGCTCCTGGTTCATCAATATATACTGACTGTAATTCGTTTGAGGTATCTGCTAATAAAAACCACACTAAAGTTAAATTATATCATGAAAGCTATTTAACTCGGTGGACTTTGTTCCAACAGTACAActcaaataatcaaatctGTTGATCTAGAGCTGATTTCAGTTGAACTAATAACTGACAAATACACTAGAAGTGGAATCAAACATGTGAAAATATTAAACATTATACCAAATGACTAGGACTAAACAGGCTAAATTACTAATCATATGATCAAATGTGTACCTGAAGCAGATGATAAGCCCCTTCCTCGCCACAACTGAAAAGTCTTAGATCAGAGTTCCAATGCTCATGCAAGAAAGACCCGTCTGCATCAGTCTCTGTCAAGCCATCCTCCCAGTCCTGAAGTAAACCACAGGTTATACAAAATAATTAGGACGGTGACTTCATGGTAAAATCAAATTCAAATGCCAGTTGAATTGTAACACACCTTCAACTGCTCACGGATTGATGGCACATACTTCAGCACATCATCTGACGAACATGAGGGTGAAGTAGCCAGTCTAGAGTGATAGGCGACATCCACTTTATACAGAAGATCTACCAGTTCTGTAGAGGAAGACAAGACTTCCAGTACCTGGAAAGAGTATAATACAAATAAATATGTCATGGGACAATAATACTCAAACATATAGCACAAAAAAGCAtttcttctactccctccgtcccataattcttgtcgttgtttttactaaaacaacgacatgACTAGCTTCTCATTAGTGGGTTCATTCGACATGACTagcttctctctctttttttgccaGAAACATCTGAATTACACACAATAGCTACAATAAACATAAGGTGATCCTTGACAGGACAATCATGAAATGCTGAAAAAAGTTGCAGCACAGCAATGTATGGCCAAATACTTCTCTGAAGTATATAAACTGAACAGAAAAAAAGCTTAACACACAAAGCAAatagatttaaaaaaaagatatctaACAAAGGACCTTAAGCATGTTACACAAAGCCGCACATTTACATTTAATTATATCTTATGGCATGTACCATGTAGAAGTAAAACAGTGGGGGTTTCTCAATCAGATATTTACAATCCTAACTTTGAGTAATTGAACACCAAACTGCTGTACCTAGAAACACGAGACCTGAAGCAGCTAACTGAGTATAGAACATAAATTTGACTATTGTCATGTTTGCCATGGCAACAGAAGTAAAACTCAGGAGCCAGGACTAACCTTTTGGATCATCAGGAGCACCGAGGAGACATCAGAATGGATAAACTTGTGTGCAAAACCGAGgaaatgcaccaccatcgaGCTATAGAAGAGATAATTGGACAGCACGTAATTCTTCCACGGCGGAGTATAACAGAGCGCATCTCTTTTCTGGCTCTCCTTTCCTTCTGCAGCTTGTTGGGTGCCCTTCCCTTGCATCAGGGACACATCATACTCATCCAGGTCCTCTTGGGTAACCTTCCATGGCTCCATATATGCCAGCCACACAGAGAAGACTTGCGTAGCGTTTTTAATGACCGCGCCGATGGGGCAGAACAAGAAGGCCCTCAATACAAAGCGATACATAGGCCTCTGTATGAGGGGATTCCAGAAGCCAACCTGGGTATCAGAGATCACGTTCCTCGCGGCCGATCTTTCAAACACCGTGCGTGCATCCGTCCGCGGACCGCCGTCACAGCAGTTGAGGTACATGACGAGCAGCTTGACGGCATCCCCGAGCCCAGGTGGCGGCAGGTGGGCACTCAGCTCGGCGCGAGCCCGGGAGGGCAAGTGCAGGCCAAACGCGCGGCAGGTCTGCACGGGCAGCGGTGAGAAGTCGTCCCCGACGAGCCAGAACTGGACGAGCGTGTGCAGGAAGAAGTCTGCACGGGCGAAAGGGTCCATGATGTGGCCTTCTTCGCTGGCGGTCCGCTGAAGAAGGGTGCCGCcgagccggcggcgcagcAGCGGGGTGCAGGCGGTGGGCACGAACTGTTTGAGGTAGGCGTAGAGTAGCTTGAGGTACAGGGAGGGCTCCGGCTTGTGGCCCGGCTTGCGGGTGCCGATGGCTGTGGGGGCGAGGGTGGAGACCCAGGACTCGAGGCGGGAGCGCGATTTGAGGGCGGGATTGGAGGCGGATGCtggggagggggaggcggaggcgtcggaggaggagactGGGTAGTAGGCGAACCAGAAGAGGAAGTACTCGAAGACGGAGAGGTGGAGCTCGTGGCCGAcgcgggcggcgaggagcggcgagagggcgaggaggtcgGGGTTGTCGTcggagagggcggcgcggagcCAGTGCGGGAGGCGCTCGGAGGGGAAGGCGAAGCGGATGAGCGCGAGGCGgtcggcgctggcggcggcggagaggagcGGGCcggaaggggagaggagggcgaggaggaggttcGCGAGGGTCGGGTCTGGTTGGGCGGCGGCTGCGAGGTCGAGGAAGGATGGGGAGGAAGGCGGTGAGGAGACGAACAGGCGGTAGAGGATGGAGGGGAAggcgtcggcgaagaaggcccgcgggTTGTCGGCGGCGTGGCGCGCGAGGTAGTCGAGGACGGCGGTGgccgcggcagccgcggcgggcggcgtggcCGCGGAGAGGACGGTGGAGGCGAGGGCGGAGGCGTCGGCCATTTTGCCCCGGTCTCCTTTCTCCGCGTGCGTGGGAGACGAAGAAGGGACTAGGGTTTTGGACTGCAGCCTGGCTGAGTGCGGGGCGGTCGGTTCGTCTTCGTCGGAACGAATTGAAGAAGCGTGACGTGGCGTAACCGTAGGATAGGAGAAGAAGCGTCCATATTAAGCTAGTAGTCACCTCCAACGTACACTTCACACTCTCTCGAAAGAGACATGTAAAATGACCAATATTTGAATTCTAAATTTCTATTCGGTAGTATTttctccattcctaaatacttgtcgctgttttaataagagtttgcactaaaacagcgacaaatatttagaaacggagggagtaagtagTAGCCTTGGCGTCTGGTATTTTAACTTTGTGGGCTACTCTATAAGTTTTGAATGCTTTCAGGCAGCATGTTTGTGCCCAACGCGTTATGATCGTTTAGATGCCACATAACATAACATACTGCTACTACTTGCTTCTTCTACTGACCCGGTTAGGGTCCTCACTCCTTAATTAGAGTGCCCATTGGATCAATCTGAATCTGCCTGTTCCCTGCTGGGCGATCGCCGGAAGTAGTACCTGTTTACCACAAAACAGCGAGGGTTATTATTCATCACCAAGTATATACACCGATCGACAACTGGTGGTAACAAAATTGGCTTAGAGAGGTCGTCGCATATATACACGAAAATGTCGATGCCGTGGAGCGACGAGTACTTCCTGAGAAGTCGCTCGATGGTATACCACTCTGATCGTTGGGAGCCACTTTGCTGACCGATCCGGGGCATGTGGATACTCGCTTCAGGTAACGCAAATGGAAACGAGAACAATGTGAGATTGATAGATTTACTAGAAATAGAATAAAACCGCATTGGATCATGCAATGTAGAGCTTGGTGACTAACAGCTTCCAAAGGAGTTAAAGTAAGTTAATCTATGCAAGCATGTTGTAACTATTGTTCTAGTATTACCATAGGCACAAACACTTACACCAACTATTGTTCTAAATAAATCGAGCTGGATTGGTAACTGAACTAGATTCACTTGTGATAAACTATTTGTACTGAAATAACTCGATGCTGATGGTTTAGCACACAACACTGTCTGCTTGCTAAGTAGTAATCATCAGAACTAGTAAAAATATTAAGGGCAGACATGAATGGGTGAAAACAAAAGGTAGCACTGGAATGTAAAGAATCAAAGATACAGTCCAGGTTTCAAATATCAACAAGGCAAAAAGGGATTGGTACCAGAACGCTGAGCAGCTGAGAAGGCAGCCTTCGATAAACACAGCTCCAAATCAGGTATTGAAATTCCACTTCTTGGAATTTTACGCTTCCGACTATAGGACTGCACAACAGCTAGTGCCACGCACAGAGGTGCATCCAAACTTCGGCTACAGTTGGCTTCTGCAGAGAGGATACAATGCAGTGAAATAGAATGTAGACTATGAttatccgcaaaaaaaaagtagactATGATTTATACGCTGATAGAAGCTCTGAAAAGAGGGTACAAATTAAGTGGTAAGAAAATGGCTTGAGTAACAGTGGACTACAATTTATACACTAATAGAAGGTGAAGCTTTAACAGATGCACAAAGATTATTGTATGTAGGAAATTTTCAGTATAGCCATGAAATTTCAGTAGACTTTTGACACCAAGCATTTCAAAGCCAGGAAACGGTGGCTCGACTTGAATTTGATTGGCATTAGCTTTACTGACAGGGTTAGCTCAGCAATTGGCGGCTGATGATGGAGCAAGACAATTGTGTATCATCAGAGTAAGCAGTGCAGTGCTTTGGGCAAAACGAGAGCAGTTCGATGACAGTTTTGGGCATTCAGGTACCACTTGAGTATGACAAAAGTAGCTCACACAAGTCAAACAGGTGCTTGTCTTAAAAGAAGTGAAATAATGGAGCCAGTGTAAGAGCCAACCATCTAGCTGAATCAAGT
This is a stretch of genomic DNA from Brachypodium distachyon strain Bd21 chromosome 1, Brachypodium_distachyon_v3.0, whole genome shotgun sequence. It encodes these proteins:
- the LOC100843100 gene encoding uncharacterized protein LOC100843100; amino-acid sequence: MADASALASTVLSAATPPAAAAAATAVLDYLARHAADNPRAFFADAFPSILYRLFVSSPPSSPSFLDLAAAAQPDPTLANLLLALLSPSGPLLSAAASADRLALIRFAFPSERLPHWLRAALSDDNPDLLALSPLLAARVGHELHLSVFEYFLFWFAYYPVSSSDASASPSPASASNPALKSRSRLESWVSTLAPTAIGTRKPGHKPEPSLYLKLLYAYLKQFVPTACTPLLRRRLGGTLLQRTASEEGHIMDPFARADFFLHTLVQFWLVGDDFSPLPVQTCRAFGLHLPSRARAELSAHLPPPGLGDAVKLLVMYLNCCDGGPRTDARTVFERSAARNVISDTQVGFWNPLIQRPMYRFVLRAFLFCPIGAVIKNATQVFSVWLAYMEPWKVTQEDLDEYDVSLMQGKGTQQAAEGKESQKRDALCYTPPWKNYVLSNYLFYSSMVVHFLGFAHKFIHSDVSSVLLMIQKVLEVLSSSTELVDLLYKVDVAYHSRLATSPSCSSDDVLKYVPSIREQLKDWEDGLTETDADGSFLHEHWNSDLRLFSCGEEGAYHLLQLLLIRAELEIQRLPGDTLQALQSLDLIRSCMKKLFQSRIEGIHHNTAPEEFQHQHQGRGEVFTPKHPYSGKSKFSEVKYRGDWMKRPISETEVAWLARILIRLSDRLNDALRLGCDDAGDSAAHSTYIKFDRNELTTIGGPKDAAKMALVAVCSLLALVGQALLKFMRAHRVKINLRVFASKKLLAGLVVLYAVVAGTRNVLG